A window of Scophthalmus maximus strain ysfricsl-2021 chromosome 4, ASM2237912v1, whole genome shotgun sequence genomic DNA:
TCATCGTTTTGTGCACCAGTGTTTTTGAAGCTAGTGTGAGCTGATCAGATCAAGTCTATATCTTTTTGCATGGAAGGAGAACTGTGGATTTTGTCCCCCATCTCTTCAGATTGGAATCAAGTTACTGTGAGAGGGGGCTGTTAATGGCCAGTATGAACAGCTAGAATTATCACAGCAGCAAAACCTGTTCTTATAGTTGAGTATTGTTTTACCTTAAAATTATTAAACTGCGCTTTATTTCGTCAGAGTATATTGTCCTAAAAAGATCTTGTCTCTCAGATGACAAAGACAGCAATTGCAAAACGCACAattaaatacagtgtgtgtgtgtgtgtgttgaaagttGTAATGCACCATTATGTTGCCAGTgtgtttgatgttgtgttgtgttttgttgtgttgtgctgtgttgaaTACAGCTGTGGAAGACAGGAAGCTGTTTATTGGAATGATCTCTAAGAAGTGTAATGAGAACGACATCCGACTGATGTTCTCACCATACGGACAGATAGAGGAGTGCCGGATACTTCGAGGCCCTGATGGACTCAGCCGCGGTAAGACATAGTCTGCAGACAATGGGAAAGCACAAGCATTTAGCACGGGTCACCTACAGATCATTTCCACGTGAATCTGCATGACCTCACAGCTGAATAGAGCTTTATAGGGAGTTTCAGCTCAGTGTATAACTGTTTGGAATTTACTAATGCTGAGTTCAGACTACACGATTTAAGCCCGATTTTCctatctagcaggctaaatatctggactcGTCGGCGAGCCCAAATCCTGTAGTGTAGGCTGTGATGTGAAAGGCAGTGCGTGCGTCGACCTGGACACCCGTTGGGgggaactgtagcacaacaaaaCCATATTCTCTACCCTtgccttttctgtgtttctgaacaaatcattGCGAAGACTATTTGGGGAACTTTTTTCtgtcgtgttgttttttttactgcaacagATAATGAGTGTAACCTCGAGctggaaccacatattaactcTATTatgtcaagttatttctctccatccaaacaaaacacagagcttccattcaaactacttcctgtttctgacctttcaacataagagtattctGCATTATATTGAACACCACAGTTTCTTTCTGAcctccattgtgaaagtgaCCAAAAATTCCTGTTTCGCGCATGTATCGCGACATTTCCTGTGTCACTTCTTGCATGTCTTTTCATGACTAACGACCAGAGACACTCGTTGAGGATTTCAACTGGTGAgggatcgtgtagtgtgtgaccccctgtcGCCGATGtagtgaacagcacaacgactgaagaCAGCACGTCCTGTAGTATGAGCGGTACAGCGATTTTACGCCTTTGAAAATAGTGTAGTGTGTCCGAGGCATTAAATGCTATGGTCTccaaagtgttgttttcagcCAGGAGCAGGAGACTGTTTTAGGGAATTATCTAGAGACCCAGTATACTCTACCATCCCCAAAGCAGGACATAGTGGAGCATTAAGCAGCTAAAGAGTAAAATATTTCCCTCGGGAGACCAAAAGAAACATGGCTCACAATGATAGTGTCGCTCCATAACTGCTTGACATGTAGGTAAGCAACCCTCTGAAGTTCACCATATATATTCTGAAGGTTATGTCAATATTATGTCTGGAACTTGGAACACAGAAATGGTGTTATGGAAATGTTTGtctttggttgtgtgtgtaatGCAGCCGTCTGATGTCAGCTCCCAACTGTTATAGCTTAATTTCAGGGTcattcctgtttgtgtgttttaatttttcgTAGGAAAGTCAAAAATactatttttgattttttcttaGCTGATCAATTTCAATGTCTTCTACTGTTCTCTTCATGACTGTACCAGTTGTCTGTGgccatgtatttatttcatgtgttGCAATTAGATACACAATGTCCAGTGGAAAGAGATAAAGTCAATGATTTGCATGAGTCTGGGGAGCTAATGGTcagtaatgaataaaataaaacaaaccagatAGATTCATCTGTGCTGTGTCTTAAAAGCATGGACTTGTTCCAGGTTCGGTTCTCAGTGCAGTACACGTAATCAATTAAAATCCCAATCAGgtacaaattcaattttaagggggggggggacactgaGATATTGACAGAAAAAGAATTTCCCCCAGAGAAATCTGTATGAATCGTGATccactgtgtttctgtctttcaggtTGTGCATTCGTGACGTTTACAGCAAGACAAATGGCCCAGTCAGCCATCAAGTCCATGCACCAGTCTCAGACCATGGAGGTGAACTTCAACCTAACACTGAAACCAATATGTGATGTTATATAATTGCCATCTTGATTTCAAAATGGTCTTCACTGTGTAAATAATtccaagaaaaacattttgtcatcattAAATGTagcaaatctttaaaaaataatatatttatcaCAGTGGAAAACATTAATATTGATCACGATTACAGTGATCAACCGCTTAGTTGTTTAGAAAATTTACTTCGATTTAATGAAGTTCTTACACATGACAACACTTGCAGGTGATCAATGTGATCCACCATCTTTGATTTTGTTATGCATTGTGATATGCCCtctgcaaaataaatgactCATCCTTAATTACAATGCTTCAGCTCACAACTGGTGGAAACGCAGGCTGGTTCACTCGGTAGCACCAAGGTTCCATAAATCCTGAAGAGAACTGGTTCAAGAACCAGAGCTAATTTGGTGGAATAAGTAATTGTTCCCTCCAGTTCCTGCTCTGCTTGCAGTTTGGGCCTTTAACAGATCATTACTAtcatctctgctctctcacaGCAGCAGATATATTATGTGATGCATTCAACCTGAAAATTCAGACAGGAAAGGGCGACAGTGTATATCTTTAAATCAGTGAAAGGTTTCCATTTCATTACTTTATATCCatatgaaaaatacacaaaaggtTTCAATAATCACAGCTTATAGTAATCAATTTGACCCAGACTGCTAAAATCACTAGTGTTTTCCACGAGATTTTTCTTGCACTTAAAGTCCCcctcaaaaaagtgtttttcttcgGTTTCTGTCCCCcttctctgaaatttgaaattcaaacgaatcctggcaagctagatttggtacatcacaaatacagaaaaccagcTGTGTCGAATATGAAAATGAGGGCAAAGATACTGGAAAACTTCTAGTGCACGCAGAGGCAgtgcatccacgagaggacggcaggtgtgtcagcagacagttagagttagcattagcagtttgtgaacgttttatggctgaatctcgctgATGTTGCCACGAGCCATCTTGTTGTGCACATTCCTCAATGGTCAACCTAGCGAGAGCAGCTGTGGTGCGCGGGGCTCgtggcctgtgttatttgcatatcatgaatattcatagtctcagaattcctccaTGAGGTAGAGTGAGTGGATGGTTTCTAGCCCCAtttcagagttgttgtttttttttaactttttggggggtaagcaatgttaaacaaaataataggcatagcagattattttgatacactttaaaacgtgactggagggggtctttaagtTCCATCTGAGTgatggttttatttatatttttatcaataCATCAAGTTGTCACTGtacaaacctgtgtgtgtgtgtgtgtgtgtgcacgtgtgtgtgtgtgtgtgtgtgcgtgtgtgcgcttgtgtgtgtgtagggttgTTCATCTCCCATCGTGGTGAAGTTTGCAGACACTCAGAAGGACAAGGAGCAAAAGCGCATGGcccaacagctgcagcagcagatgcagcagctcaGCGCAGCTTCCATGTGGGGAAATCTCACTGGGCTCAACAACCTGGGGCCACAATACCtcgcagtgagtgtgtgtttataggaCCTGACTATGGATTTACACAAAATGCAATGATTTGCCCGGTGACCAAAGCAATTTTACCAGGTAAAACTTTGCTGTCTCTTCCACTGTGACATGTTGTTTCTCACATGTCCCCCTTGCATTAGCTTTActtacagctgctgcagcagacagcCTCCACAGGGAATGCACTCAACAACCTGCACCCTGTCTcaggtacacgcacacacacacacacacacacacagacacacacacacacacacacactctatctctATTAAGTAAGATTAGAGTTGAGGTGAGACTCTGCTTTGAATatgtgaataaattaaataaatatgtggCTTAATCATCCGTCAAGACAATAAAGTGAGTTATCAATGTCTACCCATAAAGCCAGTGTCaacatatattgtttttatttacaatagCGGGCAGAGAAAAAGGTGGGTGGAGTCTTGACTCGTCTTgacttgactgtgtgtgtgtgtctgtcaggtcTTAATGCCATACAGAACCTGGCTgctttagcagcagcagcaactgccACACAGGCCACGCCCACAGGCTCCAGCGCCATGACAACATCTAGTAGCCCACTAAGTGCACTAACAAGCTCAGGTAACAAAAATGACAACTAAGGTACTGCATAATAGTGAGGGTAAATGCACCAGGGGCAACAAAATCTAAGTGAACAAAAATTACTTATAAAATGACTTTACCTCATTTTTTAACGATCAGAAAGTGCCGTtttgtgttgttaaaatgttgaCATGACAGATGAAAGCACTGTAACACAGCTTTGTGTAATAATTTGCAGTTGTGTTTATTATAGCACTAACAGTACATGTCTCCCTGAGCAggctcctcccccacctccagCAGCAACTCCTCAGTGAACCCTATGTCCTCTTTGGGGGCCCTACAGTCTCtcgctgctggtgctggagctGGCCTCAACATGAGCTCCCTGGCAGGTACCTAACAACAAGCTCGACCTGCGTTTGTcaaatttgacatatttctcATCATGgtttgttgtggttttatgCTGCCAGTACAATGGCTAGAAATCACACCAGAGCCTGCTAGTATGAAGCTTCCTCCAAGTGTTTCTGATTTTCTAACAGTAATGTAACAGTTAGATATAAGATTAACATGTATGAGGCCAACACTCTACTGAATTTGATTGGATTCCACAAAGTGTGCTGCGAAATTGTGGCTTCTTAATTAACATGGTGAGCTGTGCACTTGATGTACTGAGACTAAATCACAGTTTTTTGTTTAGTACTACTAAGTTTTACCTtggcctgttttgtttttcagttttctgtattatttttatttcatttgttatttaaaactgtgaaaaattgagaatttaaaaaaatcccgTTGACACCCATACCGTTTCTGTTTAATTGTAACTCTGACACAGGCATGGCAGCACTTAATGGCAGCCTTGGCTCCGGAGGCCTGTCTAATGGCTCAGGAAACACCATGGAGGCCCTGAGCCAGGCCTACTCAGGCATCCAGCAgtacgctgctgctgccgccatcCCCAGTCTGTACAACCAGAGTCTGCTGCCCCAGCAGAGCGTGTCTGCCGCTGGCAGCCAAAAAGAGGGTGAGTTTTGTGGGCTGggagaacagaaaacaaaggatGACGTGGGGAGGTGAAAGTAAATACACATTATTATGCCTAACTACTGAAGGACAATATTTCAAGGTGTCTCTTTCAGTTAGTCCACTGTTTATTCAAACTGACCAAACAGTCAGggaaacaacaaccaaacaataAAGATTTACAGGCtaaaaaatgtgatgtgtaCCACTTCTCCTACTGTTTCTTTAAAACTGACTTCTGCTTCCTTGGCAAATAAAAGAAAGTTAACAGCTAATCGTAAAATCAGGGTGCGAGCATACTGCGTGACCTCTAACACTTTTGAATAATGAGAGCAGTATATTTTGATACCTACTTTTGAGGGCAGCTGGGTagagatgtgtgtgatgtgtgttgaTCTCACCTTCTGCTAAGGATTCTGTCTTGTTTTAATTATGCTGCATCAGCCAGCAACAGTCACAGCACCGGTAAGATGTCCCCAACTTCTCTCTGACGTGGCTCTGACCACTTTAAAACAAGTTCATAGAAGGCTTGTCCTTTTTTGTATGTTCATGTGTTAGTCCCACTTCTCAGATActctccctccatttctctGACTTTGATTTTAATTCTTTATTATGAGTGTCCTGTATGACACTACGGAGGCCCCCATGGGTCATGGGGtagtaaaaaataattatttatttggaAATCTGAAAGGGTAAAGTTAGTGCACAGTCTTTTGAGAGTCATAATCTGAATTCTGAAATTATCTTATAAGTGTAACCCTGTATTCACTGCtaattattttcaattatttttgttgattcatgacatttctttcaaacTACTACATAttacttttcatattttgtgtgagagagagagcattatTACATTGGCCCTGGTGAGCTCCAGATGATGCAGCTTTTACAGCATATGTTGAAAGCCTATGTTGATCGTGATCTTTTATTTGAAGAGTCAGTTGAATTACTGAGTCATAAATTGTTAAGTGTTAAAAATGAACTGTATTAATTGTCTGTATAGCTGGTAAAACAGACTCATTGATTGTCAGGTCCAGAAGGTGCCAACCTGTTCATTTACCACCTGCCCCAGGAGTTTGGAGACCAGGATTTGCTCCAGATGTTTATGCCCTTTGGAAACGTCATCTCTGCTAAAGTCTTCattgacaaacagacaaacctcAGCAAGTGCTTTGGTAAGTTCACGCAAACTTCCTCTACATGAGCCCTCGTTGGACCAATAAATAATTTGACCCAGGATCTGATTCAGTGCTTTGGCAGTGCCTTGGGGCAGCGCGAACAGCACTATTATAGTGAAATATGTACGGAACAGTTCAGTAAATACTCTCAGCAAAGGATTTAAATCTAACTATTTACGACCAGTAGATGTGTTTAaactggtttaaaaaatatcatttaatGTGTAAGAATATCAGTGTAGTGCATTTATCTATAAAAGAACATGCGTGATCCTTCCAGTATCTTTTGTCCACAACTGGATTAAACTGTATGAAACCTTGTCCATTATATTGTGCTACTCTGCACCATCCATGTCTGGATGACGAGGAGAGGGGCCATAgtttatggagagaaaatataCTCAAAATGGTCACAAATGATAACACATGATCTACAAGTGAAAGTTAAGAGttacaaatgtgtaaaatgatTTGTGCAGCCCACGATTAGAGGGATgcactaaatataaatatatgggAACTAAATTATAttcaataaattaatatatatagtttaaatAAGCTACCACTGTGTGGCGCACTTCTGCTGGGAAAACAGCCATTCCAGGCAAAAGTGCCAGTGTGCCTGAAAGAGAACGGCATGCGGGACATCCCGGGACATGTGCAAAATGCATACGCCACTCTGTAAGCTGTAGGTTATTTAAACCACATATATTCATTTATggaatttgatttatttaccaaatatttatatttacatttattttatattgcatGTCTTCTAATCGAGGGGTGACAAGCTATACTGTCTATTTAGAAAAACTTTGTTCCCACtttgaaattacacacaaattcacagaaAGCCAAGATGTCCCAGTTTTCCTCCAGCACTTCCACACAGCGTacatttgtgaatctttgtGGAGTGGACTGCGGAAAAAGAGACGTCAAAGTCCACACACAAAGAATGtcacaaattctttttttttttaaatttgcaccCACAGGAAGCTGTTTGAAAGTGAACATTATTACATCTGTGAAGTTGAAGCTAAAAATCTGTAcgtaaaatattaatatttattcagtttgtgatgtgtgcatttgttcTACTGTTTTACATGTGAacaaattgatttgaattggGTACTCACAAATCATTGTACATATTTGTAACTCTTATTTCTCACTTGTAGACtatgtgatacacatttgtgagcATTTTGAGgctattttctctccataattGTTCTCGTGTTTTGCTTTGATTGGCTCAGCTGTGTTAGAGACTAGTGATGTAACTTCACCCAGCACTTGCACATGCATGAAAATAGCAGCTGTACCAGTATGAAATTTCCGTGGTACCGATTTTTGACCACTTTATTAGTTTTAGCTCGGAGGACTgagaaaaatttgatttaaaatattgtaattgggttttttttctttctttatttcaaacagTCATCAGAAACAACCACAACAGTAGTTAGTGTACAAAACACATACCTTCTGTGAGTCAAACATCACTAGCAATGAAGAATACATGATAAAGCAAGgaattacataaaataaataaagaaaagaaagtgggcCCCAGGGGAACAGAAATAATCACGTaaagacattaaatatattGCACAAATGGATGGTTTTCACTGCTTTATTGTTCTGTACGGATGTACTTGTTGTGATGTACTGCTCTATTTCCttcatgaacacaaaaatattttttttgtttttgtttttgaatttacatttttggatgTGGAATTTGGCAATAAGTAGGATCAAATTGATGAGGAAAAATGCTTTGTCATCCTTACTGCTGtgatcataaaaaacaaataatatatctCTATAAGAAAAAGTAGTGCCAGAGAAAATGTTGTTAACTATAAAGCAaatttttccacagtttgtatGTATATTCACAAGACCAAAATAAATGGGAAATAGTTTCTGGATACGATTCACAGAAAGAACAATTTACATTGATGTCACTATTAATCTTGTGAAAAAAATGCGTAACAGGGCAGAATCTATGGAGTAACTTCATTACGACTTCTTTTAATTTGTGAGTTAAGAGAAACGTTTGTGGTGGGGAACACACTTTGACCGAGTCAATGTTGCTCACAAAGTAACTCCCAATAGAACAATTACAattgtaatagttttttttgtttgtccttcAGGCTTTGTGAGCTATGACAACCCTGTGTCATCACAGGCAGCCATCCAGTCAATGAATGGTTTCCAGATCGGCATGAAGAGGTTGAAGGTGCAGCTGAAGCGCTCAAAGAATGATAGCAAGCCCTACTGACGGTGCTGAGGCACTGCAGACTTAGTTAGGCAGGGTGATGTTATGGTAAGTGGAGTATGAATAACCAAGACTGGTCCACAGAAACTTGTCTGTGCGTTACAGGGTGATGTCCGCGGCGCTGCCTCTCCTGGTCATTGTACCATGTCCAGGCAAAGAGACACATGAAGCtacatgcaagagtttttggGCTAGACTGGATTCCTCCTGTGTTCTGTTGTGGTTCAtgcactttgttttcattttaacaag
This region includes:
- the celf1 gene encoding CUGBP Elav-like family member 1 isoform X1, whose product is MDSLDPETLYVSPEQTGQPTLPLPTLEVSNVALVGGKKMNGSLDHPDQPDIDAIKMFVGQIPRSWSEEQLRELFEPYGAVYEINVLRDRSQNPPQSKGCCFITYYTRKSALEAQNALHNMKILPGMHHPIQMKPADSEKNNAVEDRKLFIGMISKKCNENDIRLMFSPYGQIEECRILRGPDGLSRGCAFVTFTARQMAQSAIKSMHQSQTMEGCSSPIVVKFADTQKDKEQKRMAQQLQQQMQQLSAASMWGNLTGLNNLGPQYLALYLQLLQQTASTGNALNNLHPVSGLNAIQNLAALAAAATATQATPTGSSAMTTSSSPLSALTSSGSSPTSSSNSSVNPMSSLGALQSLAAGAGAGLNMSSLAGMAALNGSLGSGGLSNGSGNTMEALSQAYSGIQQYAAAAAIPSLYNQSLLPQQSVSAAGSQKEASNSHSTGPEGANLFIYHLPQEFGDQDLLQMFMPFGNVISAKVFIDKQTNLSKCFGFVSYDNPVSSQAAIQSMNGFQIGMKRLKVQLKRSKNDSKPY
- the celf1 gene encoding CUGBP Elav-like family member 1 isoform X5; this translates as MDSLDPETLYVSPEQTGQPTLPLPTLEVSNVALVGGKKMNGSLDHPDQPDIDAIKMFVGQIPRSWSEEQLRELFEPYGAVYEINVLRDRSQNPPQSKGCCFITYYTRKSALEAQNALHNMKILPGMHHPIQMKPADSEKNNAVEDRKLFIGMISKKCNENDIRLMFSPYGQIEECRILRGPDGLSRGCAFVTFTARQMAQSAIKSMHQSQTMEGCSSPIVVKFADTQKDKEQKRMAQQLQQQMQQLSAASMWGNLTGLNNLGPQYLALYLQLLQQTASTGNALNNLHPVSGSSPTSSSNSSVNPMSSLGALQSLAAGAGAGLNMSSLAGMAALNGSLGSGGLSNGSGNTMEALSQAYSGIQQYAAAAAIPSLYNQSLLPQQSVSAAGSQKEGPEGANLFIYHLPQEFGDQDLLQMFMPFGNVISAKVFIDKQTNLSKCFGFVSYDNPVSSQAAIQSMNGFQIGMKRLKVQLKRSKNDSKPY
- the celf1 gene encoding CUGBP Elav-like family member 1 isoform X3, with amino-acid sequence MNGSLDHPDQPDIDAIKMFVGQIPRSWSEEQLRELFEPYGAVYEINVLRDRSQNPPQSKGCCFITYYTRKSALEAQNALHNMKILPGMHHPIQMKPADSEKNNAVEDRKLFIGMISKKCNENDIRLMFSPYGQIEECRILRGPDGLSRGCAFVTFTARQMAQSAIKSMHQSQTMEGCSSPIVVKFADTQKDKEQKRMAQQLQQQMQQLSAASMWGNLTGLNNLGPQYLALYLQLLQQTASTGNALNNLHPVSGLNAIQNLAALAAAATATQATPTGSSAMTTSSSPLSALTSSGSSPTSSSNSSVNPMSSLGALQSLAAGAGAGLNMSSLAGMAALNGSLGSGGLSNGSGNTMEALSQAYSGIQQYAAAAAIPSLYNQSLLPQQSVSAAGSQKEASNSHSTGPEGANLFIYHLPQEFGDQDLLQMFMPFGNVISAKVFIDKQTNLSKCFGFVSYDNPVSSQAAIQSMNGFQIGMKRLKVQLKRSKNDSKPY
- the celf1 gene encoding CUGBP Elav-like family member 1 isoform X2 produces the protein MDSLDPETLYVSPEQTGQPTLPLPTLEVSNVALVGGKKMNGSLDHPDQPDIDAIKMFVGQIPRSWSEEQLRELFEPYGAVYEINVLRDRSQNPPQSKGCCFITYYTRKSALEAQNALHNMKILPGMHHPIQMKPADSEKNNAVEDRKLFIGMISKKCNENDIRLMFSPYGQIEECRILRGPDGLSRGCAFVTFTARQMAQSAIKSMHQSQTMEGCSSPIVVKFADTQKDKEQKRMAQQLQQQMQQLSAASMWGNLTGLNNLGPQYLALYLQLLQQTASTGNALNNLHPVSGLNAIQNLAALAAAATATQATPTGSSAMTTSSSPLSALTSSGSSPTSSSNSSVNPMSSLGALQSLAAGAGAGLNMSSLAGMAALNGSLGSGGLSNGSGNTMEALSQAYSGIQQYAAAAAIPSLYNQSLLPQQSVSAAGSQKEGPEGANLFIYHLPQEFGDQDLLQMFMPFGNVISAKVFIDKQTNLSKCFGFVSYDNPVSSQAAIQSMNGFQIGMKRLKVQLKRSKNDSKPY
- the celf1 gene encoding CUGBP Elav-like family member 1 isoform X4, giving the protein MDSLDPETLYVSPEQTGQPTLPLPTLEVSNVALVGGKKMNGSLDHPDQPDIDAIKMFVGQIPRSWSEEQLRELFEPYGAVYEINVLRDRSQNPPQSKGCCFITYYTRKSALEAQNALHNMKILPGMHHPIQMKPADSEKNNAVEDRKLFIGMISKKCNENDIRLMFSPYGQIEECRILRGPDGLSRGCAFVTFTARQMAQSAIKSMHQSQTMEGCSSPIVVKFADTQKDKEQKRMAQQLQQQMQQLSAASMWGNLTGLNNLGPQYLALYLQLLQQTASTGNALNNLHPVSGSSPTSSSNSSVNPMSSLGALQSLAAGAGAGLNMSSLAGMAALNGSLGSGGLSNGSGNTMEALSQAYSGIQQYAAAAAIPSLYNQSLLPQQSVSAAGSQKEASNSHSTGPEGANLFIYHLPQEFGDQDLLQMFMPFGNVISAKVFIDKQTNLSKCFGFVSYDNPVSSQAAIQSMNGFQIGMKRLKVQLKRSKNDSKPY